A DNA window from Comamonas fluminis contains the following coding sequences:
- a CDS encoding IS481 family transposase: protein MLIALHKNATTTPATRRALQQASGTDRELAQQYGIGLDTVRKWRHRTTVHDASHTPHRLQTTLNAAQEELVVYLRTQLLLPLDDLLAVVREFIEPAMSRSALDRLLRRRGHSRLPIQPKPEGEHKPFKAYEPGYVHVDVKYLPQMHDEDKRRYVFVAIDRATRWVFIDIKQHKTAASAKAFLAAVRKAAAFKIHTILTDNGKEFTDRLFGSRTRQPSGEHEFDQLCQALGIEHRLTKPKTPQTNGMVERFNGRLSQVLRSHHFNSAEDLEKTLHRFVWLYNHHLPQKALGHEAPVQALKKWKMKAPDLFVKNVRNHPGPDS from the coding sequence ATGTTGATTGCTCTACACAAGAACGCAACGACCACGCCTGCTACACGACGTGCATTGCAGCAAGCCAGTGGCACGGACCGGGAGTTGGCCCAGCAATACGGCATTGGCCTGGACACGGTGCGCAAGTGGCGTCATCGCACTACGGTGCACGATGCCAGTCATACGCCGCACCGATTGCAGACCACGCTCAATGCGGCACAGGAAGAATTGGTGGTCTATCTGCGCACCCAACTGCTGCTGCCGCTCGATGATTTGCTGGCAGTGGTGCGGGAGTTTATTGAGCCTGCCATGAGCCGTTCTGCGCTGGATCGCTTGCTGCGCAGACGAGGCCACTCCAGATTGCCCATACAGCCCAAGCCTGAGGGCGAGCACAAACCCTTCAAGGCGTATGAGCCTGGCTATGTACATGTAGATGTGAAGTACCTGCCCCAGATGCACGATGAGGACAAGCGCCGCTATGTTTTTGTTGCCATCGATCGAGCTACACGCTGGGTGTTCATTGATATCAAGCAGCACAAGACGGCAGCATCCGCCAAAGCCTTCTTGGCTGCCGTACGCAAAGCTGCAGCGTTCAAGATCCACACCATCCTCACCGACAACGGCAAAGAGTTCACAGACCGATTGTTTGGAAGCCGCACACGTCAGCCCTCAGGCGAGCACGAATTCGACCAGTTATGCCAAGCATTGGGGATAGAGCATCGGCTGACCAAGCCAAAGACGCCGCAAACCAACGGCATGGTTGAGCGCTTCAATGGCCGCCTGAGCCAGGTGCTGCGCTCGCATCACTTCAACAGCGCAGAGGATTTGGAGAAGACACTGCACAGGTTTGTCTGGCTGTACAACCACCACTTGCCACAAAAGGCACTGGGGCATGAAGCCCCAGTCCAAGCACTCAAAAAATGGAAGATGAAAGCACCTGATTTATTCGTCAAGAACGTGCGTAATCATCCGGGACCTGACAGCTAG
- a CDS encoding glycosyltransferase family 25 protein has translation MILEGYYINLDRSLERRAHMEQQIQNLQLDTWIQRFDAIDGRKQAPETNREIASIQGCFLSHRMLIEQSNPESLLLVLEDDVDFSPSLPAILTADVLTHFVNSQPEVDIIFLDCLAVRSRMITHVLDE, from the coding sequence ATGATTCTTGAAGGCTACTACATCAATCTGGATAGAAGTCTTGAGCGCCGCGCGCATATGGAGCAACAAATCCAGAATCTGCAGCTTGATACCTGGATTCAGCGGTTTGATGCCATTGATGGACGCAAGCAGGCTCCTGAAACCAACCGCGAAATCGCCAGTATTCAGGGCTGCTTCCTCTCACACCGCATGCTCATTGAGCAAAGCAATCCCGAAAGCCTGCTGCTTGTGCTGGAAGACGATGTCGATTTCAGCCCCAGCCTGCCCGCCATCCTGACAGCCGATGTTCTGACTCATTTTGTGAACAGCCAGCCAGAAGTTGACATCATTTTTCTGGATTGCCTAGCTGTCAGGTCCCGGATGATTACGCACGTTCTTGACGAATAA
- the imuA gene encoding translesion DNA synthesis-associated protein ImuA, translating to MQPHRITRSTNCDTTHRADPSALLGAARLHALQALQLDGVWRGSDWHGVQMQKVWPSGHVALDAELPGGGWPGNALVQIQQPQHTHAEWPLLLPALARQAGLQPGKLVLIAPPYLPFTPALQAVGIAAQRLCCVPQLPGQSPQDLAWACEQALHCRDVLAVLAWLPDLPMAALRRLQLAAASQGRPLWLWQGLQQEQHNSPAALRLRLQRTPQDAASLQVQILKRRGPALDKPLQLSLSQWAWAPVLQAQASRHARQSEEAALLMQGRAISSASTSAATSAIVAQSMAG from the coding sequence GTGCAGCCACATCGCATCACTCGCAGCACCAACTGCGACACCACCCACAGGGCCGACCCATCGGCTTTGCTCGGTGCTGCGCGTCTGCATGCGTTACAAGCGCTGCAGCTGGACGGCGTGTGGCGAGGCAGCGACTGGCATGGGGTGCAGATGCAGAAAGTCTGGCCCAGCGGCCATGTGGCGCTGGATGCCGAGTTGCCCGGCGGTGGCTGGCCGGGCAATGCGCTGGTGCAGATTCAGCAGCCGCAGCACACCCATGCGGAATGGCCGCTGCTGCTGCCCGCGCTGGCGCGCCAGGCCGGGCTGCAGCCGGGAAAGCTGGTGCTGATAGCCCCGCCGTATCTGCCATTTACTCCGGCGCTGCAGGCTGTGGGCATTGCGGCCCAGCGCCTGTGCTGCGTGCCGCAGTTGCCGGGGCAGTCACCTCAGGATCTGGCCTGGGCCTGCGAGCAAGCCCTGCATTGCCGCGATGTACTGGCTGTGCTGGCCTGGTTGCCAGACTTGCCTATGGCGGCCCTGCGGCGTTTGCAGCTGGCCGCCGCATCACAGGGGCGGCCGCTGTGGCTGTGGCAGGGCCTGCAGCAGGAGCAGCACAACTCGCCCGCAGCCCTGCGTTTGCGCCTGCAAAGAACGCCGCAGGATGCAGCCAGCCTGCAGGTTCAGATACTCAAGCGCCGTGGGCCAGCCCTGGATAAGCCATTGCAGCTATCACTTTCGCAGTGGGCCTGGGCGCCAGTACTGCAGGCTCAGGCCAGCCGCCATGCGCGCCAGAGCGAGGAGGCCGCCTTGCTCATGCAGGGGCGGGCCATATCGTCTGCGAGCACATCAGCAGCCACGTCGGCAATCGTGGCACAGAGCATGGCGGGCTGA
- a CDS encoding HD-GYP domain-containing protein, with protein sequence MSENEGASGSTNDMHFLRAVTDMAERLPVVTGDAIYTDKGIKLVDKGARVDQRLYDRLVSHKLRDPIDESLVADNLVDAPALLALARSQCEGMDLLRRLVADLGDVERLLAPLQGLLLPRSIAFKLTVMREQRSELFEHSVQMALVSIFLALKNGWNERECVSLATAALLHDVGMLYMDPAWTDPDHRLSTTQRKHLVAHSVTAMLVVRDAKVYSQAVEMAVLEHHERMDGSGYPRGVQGAVISPMGQVLLLAEVVSAFFEKFSDMPGQRLSLMLRMNHKSYPADLVHHILPLLYDEMLPGLPLAPMQAEVAHSTAALEAALTMWSQLRANFPAGWSQLPEASSANFVEQSLQLLQKQLAESGSHPSQQLHVLSYLKDDAQGMGELTLVNREALWKLQSIINDCLRRWPLSTAKGTPLEGAVAQWCDACARIAPAAPKD encoded by the coding sequence ATGAGCGAGAACGAGGGAGCGTCGGGCAGCACGAATGACATGCATTTTTTGCGTGCTGTCACGGATATGGCCGAGCGCCTGCCGGTGGTGACGGGCGATGCCATCTATACCGATAAAGGCATCAAGCTCGTGGACAAGGGCGCGCGGGTGGATCAGCGTCTGTACGACAGGCTGGTCAGCCACAAGCTGCGTGACCCGATTGATGAAAGTCTGGTGGCAGACAATCTGGTCGATGCCCCGGCACTGCTGGCGCTGGCCAGAAGCCAGTGCGAGGGCATGGATCTGCTGCGCAGGCTGGTGGCTGACCTGGGCGATGTTGAACGTCTGCTGGCCCCGCTGCAGGGGCTGCTGCTGCCGCGCTCCATTGCGTTCAAGCTGACGGTGATGCGCGAGCAGCGCAGCGAGCTGTTTGAGCACAGCGTGCAAATGGCGCTGGTATCCATCTTTCTGGCGCTGAAAAACGGCTGGAACGAGCGCGAATGCGTGTCTCTGGCCACGGCTGCGCTGCTGCACGATGTGGGCATGCTCTATATGGACCCAGCCTGGACGGACCCGGACCACCGTTTATCCACCACGCAGCGCAAGCATCTGGTTGCGCACTCCGTCACAGCCATGCTGGTGGTGCGCGATGCCAAGGTTTATTCGCAGGCCGTGGAAATGGCGGTGCTGGAGCACCATGAGCGCATGGATGGCAGCGGCTATCCGCGTGGCGTGCAGGGCGCGGTGATCTCGCCCATGGGGCAGGTGCTGCTGCTGGCCGAAGTGGTGTCGGCCTTTTTCGAGAAGTTCAGCGACATGCCGGGCCAGCGACTTTCGTTGATGCTGCGCATGAACCACAAAAGCTATCCCGCTGATCTGGTGCACCATATTCTGCCGCTGCTGTATGACGAGATGCTGCCCGGCCTGCCGCTGGCGCCCATGCAGGCCGAAGTGGCGCACAGCACCGCCGCGCTGGAAGCTGCGCTGACCATGTGGTCCCAGCTGCGCGCAAACTTTCCCGCAGGCTGGAGCCAGCTGCCCGAGGCATCCAGCGCGAATTTTGTGGAGCAAAGCCTGCAATTGCTACAAAAGCAGCTGGCGGAATCTGGCTCTCACCCCAGTCAGCAGCTGCATGTGCTCAGCTACCTCAAGGACGACGCGCAGGGCATGGGCGAGTTGACGCTGGTCAACCGCGAAGCGCTATGGAAACTGCAGTCCATCATCAACGACTGCCTGCGCCGCTGGCCGCTGAGCACGGCCAAAGGTACGCCGCTGGAGGGCGCTGTAGCCCAGTGGTGCGACGCCTGTGCGCGCATCGCGCCTGCGGCGCCCAAGGACTGA